The DNA sequence CTCAGCCGTGAAAACTACGGACGTGACCACCATCCCCGCTGCTTCTCCGTCTGGATGGCCGGAGGTGGGATTAAAAAAGGACAGGTTTACGGATCGACCGACGATTTCAGCTACAACATCGTCGACAAGCCGGTCCACATCCATGATTTCAACGCAACGATCCTGCAGTGCCTGGGCATCGATCATCGCAAACTGACCTATAAATTCCAGGGTCTCGATCAGCGTCTCACCGGTGTCGAAGAACATCACCCGGTCAAAGACATCCTCGCCTGATCTCCAGTGCTACATAATAAAAGAGGCAGTCAACAAAGACTGCCTCTTTTCGTATTCACAGCTTTTCGAAATCGCTTACTTCTCAGCAGCCTGCTTCTGCAGTTTCAGCATCTGTGCCGCATAACGCTTGCCAAACTCGCGCTCTGCTTCCGCATTGAAGTGCACCTGATCGCTTTTCGCAGGCAGACCTTTTGAAGAGGCCACCGCGGTGGCAGGCACCGTCTCTGCAATTCCGTGCAGTGACTTGTTGACGGTCTCAGCACCAGGGCGTGTGAAAAACTCACCCAGTTCTCCCATGACGAAAGGCATGTCAGGTTCGTTCAGATCTTTGCGCAAATCCGCGATCATGCCCGAGAGTCGCTTCTGGTATGAGTTATACAGCTTCGGATTGGAAGAATCCCCTTCCCCCTGGTGCCAGATTGCACCTTTGATCTCGCCATACTTCTGATTCTCTTTCGCCAGCTTGACGGCACGTTCATACAGATCGCCCCCTTTGACCCAGCGACTGAGGGGCGTTCCGCCAACGGCTGCGGGAATCAGCCCAATCGTCATGCCCGGCTTTGCCTCAGCAATCACGGGCCCAAATCCGGATCCGGGCCCCACGCCGGCAATCTTGGGTTTATCGAAGTGCAAAGGATCGGTGGCCGGCACCCATTTTCCCTGCTTATCGAGTTTCAACACCCGGGGATGCGACTTGTTAGTCGCGGGATCGACTTTCCCCCGACCAGCCATATTTGACTGTCCGATCAGCAGATAGATTTCAAATTTTTCTTTGGGAGGTAACTGAGACGCTTTCTCTTCCGCCCGGGTTGTACTCAGAACCGTAAACAGCCCCATGAACAGGGCCACACTCAACAGCAGTTTAATTTTCATTTTTTGGGATTCCAGCCTGAAAAGAAAAGACAATTCGATCATACTTTCATTTACTATAGAAGGTCATCCAATCTGATATCAAGCAACCGGTTTCAAGTTTTACAGAAGGAATCTCTGCAGCATGAATTTCCGTTTCACAATCGCGCTCATCGCTTGTACCCTCGCAGCCGCAACGCAATTCGCGGGCTTCGAGTCTTCTTCTCCCCTCCGGGCAGCAGAACAGAAACAGAAACAGAAAGCCAACTCCCCCAAGACCGGTTGGAAACCGCTCAAGGATGCGGAATTCAAAGTCTATAAAAAAACCGACCAGGGCGATCTGCATCTGAATATTTTTAAACCCGATGACTGGAAACCCAGCGACTCCCGACCTGCGGTTGTCTTCTTCTTTGGAGGGGGCTGGCGGAGTGGAAATCCCAGTCAGTTTGAACCTCATTGTCGTTACCTCGCCTCGCGTGGCATGGTCGCCTGCGCTGCCGAATACCGCATCAAATCCAAGCACGACACTACCCCCTTCGAATGCGTCGCGGATGGTAAATCAGCCGTCCGCTGGATTCGCGAACACGCTGCAGAACTGGGAATTGATCCCAATCGCATCGTTGCCGGAGGCGGTTCGGCCGGTGGACACGTCGCCGCCTGCACGGGTACGGTAACTGGTTTCGATGAACCGAATGAAAATAAAAAGATCTCTTCCGTCCCCAATGCGATGGCTCTGTTCAACCCGGTCGTTGACACCACCGAAACCGGTTGGAAAGGGGGACCGAAGCAGCTCGGCGAACGTTGTAAGGAAATCTCTCCCATCCATTTCGTGCGGAAGGGGACCCCACCTACGATTATTTTCCACGGCACCGGCGACACAACAGTACTTTTCGAAAACGTCGAACGCTTTACTGATCAGATGAAGCAGAAAGGTAACCGCTGTGAGCTCATCGCTTACCCGGATCAACCGCACGGTTTCTTCAACCTGAGTCGTAACAAAAAGAACTACGAAGACACCATCGTAAAACTGGACGCGTTTCTGACCTCGCTGGGCTACCTGCCCCCTCAGAAATAAGACCGCTGACGACATCCTGAAACATCCTCCCTTAATCCCAACCAGGATCTGACGACATGACCGGTCTTTCCCCAGCCCGACTGTTGGCTTCCGCTCTTTTGTTCTCCGCTGTCTGCAGCCTCTCCTCCCTGGCAGCAGCGGAGATCAAACCGCCTCGCTCACTCGATCCGCGGATCAAGATCGAACTTTTCGCTGCCGAACCGGACATCGTCACTGTCACCGGCCTCACCGTTGACCAGCGGGGACGCGTATTTGTCGTCGAAAGTCACACTCACTTTCGCCCCGAGAATTACGAGGGTCCCAAAACGGACCGGATTCGATTACTGGAGGACACCACAGGTGACGGTCGTGCCGACCGGATTCAGACGTTCTACGAAGGCTCGACCGAAACCATGAATGTCGCCGCTCATCCGGATGGCTGGATCTACGTTGCCACTCGTAGCTCCATTTTCCGACTGCGAGACAAAGACGACGACGGGAAAGCGGACCTCCGCCAGAATCTTGTTCAACTGGAAACCACCGCCACCTATCCGCACAACGGCTTCTCAGGCTTTGCATTCGACTTCTTTAACAACATCTATTTCGGCATGGGAGAAAACGAAGGAGCCGACGCTGAACTCGTGGGCGACTTCGGCAATATTTATTTCACTCTCGGCCAGAATTACGGAGACGATGCAACACTCGTCGGCAAAGGCAGCATCCGCATTCCCGCTCTGCGCGGAGAAGGAGGCATCTTCCGCTGTCGCACTGATGGCAGTCGCCTCGAACGTATCGCTACCGGCTTCTGGAATCCCTTCCATCTCTGCTTCGATGTCTACGGCCGCATGTTTGTTGGCGATAACGATCCCGGTAATCGTCCCCCCTGTCGCCTGCTGACCATCGTTCAGGGGGGTGACTACGGCTACCGGCGTCGCACACTCGAACCTTTTATCGCCGTCAACGCCGAAACCCCCGGCACCCTGCCCATGACCTCTTCTACCGGTGAGTCCCCTACAGGTGTCATCTCCTACGAATCCGACCAGCTCCCCGCCGACTATCGCGGCGACCTGCTCGTGGCCAGCTGGGGCGAACACCGTATTGACCGCTACCACCTCACCCCCGATGGTGCCTCTTTCAAAACCACCACGCAGCCAGTTATCGCTGGTGAAGAACACTTCCGTCCCGCGGGCATCGCCGTTGGTCCCGACGGCTGTCTGTATGTCGGCGACTGGGCCGATCGCTCTTACCCCCTGCATGGCAAAGGCCGCGTCTGGAAGATCAGCGCCGTAAAACCGGAACTGTCTCCCCGCGAAAATCAACTGACTTCCCCCGACTGGCAGCAACGTCAGAACACGGCGCGCAACTTACTCGCGCAGAAGAAGCCTGGTATCGAGAAACTCCAGGTTTCCCTCAGCAATACCGATCCTCGCGTCCGGGCCGTCGCCTTGAATGCCCTGGCCAGCGTTAACAAACTGACGCCCGCACTCATCGCCGGCCTGCTCAAAGACAGAGAACCCGACATCCGCGAACAGGCGGTCACGATTCTTCCCGCCAACCAGGTCGACTTCGCACAGGTTGCCCGGGCAGATCAGTCCCCCGCCGTCCAGGCTGCAGCCCTCAGACGCATCTCAAACAAACAGAGCCTGCCCCTGCTCTTCGAGCGTCTGCACAGCAGCGACCCGTTCATGCAGCAGGCCGCCCGTGAAGGGCTCCGACAGACACTGACCAACGCAGAGCTCGCTGAGTTGTTCTCCCAGAACGACGATCCCGCCGTCCGGCTGGCAGCGATCTTCCTGCTCAAAGAGAGCAATACATCAGCCGATGTAAGCCTGTTGAAACAGGCCCTCAAAGATCACAGTCCCGATGTGCGTTTCTTCGCCGTCGAATGGATCGGCCGTGATCAGCTCAAACCATTCCGCGAAACACTGGTCGCCGACCTCGCCAGTCAGGCTACGACCCCCGATTTACTCAAAGCCTACCTGGCTTCCATCGCGCAACTTGATGGCGTGATGAAAGACTGGACGCGGGGCACGACAGGCGACTGGTGGGTCACCAAATCTCAGGCACAGCAACTGGCCGCCCGCCTGCTGGATCTTCCCGAAACGTCTCCCGAAGTGTTAAAACAGATCCTGCTCTTCCTGCCCGCGAAACATCCTGCGTTGAGTGAAGCCAAACTGACCTCGCTGACACAATCCATTGACGCGGGAGTCCGTACCGAAGCGATCCGCAGTCTCCGTGATCTCAAAACGAAAACCGCCCGTCAGCTGCTGCTGCAGCTCGCTAATAATTCAAAAGCCGACGCCAACCTCCGCGCGGAAGCCATCATCGGACTCTCTGCCACTCAACCTGAAAATGTCAAACCTCTGCTCAAGCTCGCTGCCGACACGAATCCGATCGTCGCCAACGAAGCCCTGCGAACCCTGAGAGGTGCTTCACTCACCCCAGCACAGCAGGCGACCCTGAAACAGCTGGCTGCAGAGAACTACGCGACCAACGCTCTCGTTCAGCGGGTTCTGAATCAGAATCCTACAGAAACCAAACCGAACCGGGACGAACTCTCCGAGTGGATGCAGACCCTCGCCGGTCCCGCAGACCCCCGCGCCGGTCAGCGTCTCTTCTTTCATCCCCAGGGCCCCGGCTGCTTCCGCTGTCATCAGATCGACGGTCGCGGACAACAGGTGGGTCCCGGCCTGATTCGCACCAACGGTCGCATCGCTTTGAACCGGGAACGTCTGGTCGAAGCGATCATCAATCCCAGTAAAGATATTGACCCGGGCTTTCTCCCACTGACGATCGTCACCATCGATGGTCAGACCGCCTCGGGTATTTATCACAAGCACAATAATAAGGAACGTTCGATTTACGACTCCAACGGAAAAATCCGTTCGTTCAAAATCGACGAGATCGAAGAAATGGTCCCTTCCAAAACCTCGATCATGCCTAACGGCCTGGTGGACCAGATGACCCTCCAGGAATTTCGTGACCTGCTTGCCTACCTGCTGCCGGAATCGAATTCGAAGTCGAAACCCGGTTCCGAGTAATCGAAGCTCAGCGAACGGCGCCCCCATTCACATTGATGACCTGTCCGGTAATGTAAGCCGCTTCCCGACTGCAAAGAAACCGCGCCATGTTGGCGATGTCCTGGGGAGTTCCCCAGCAGTCCATCGGGGTTTCCTGTTTGACTCGCTCCTGCCAGACTTCACTCGCCGATTCACCCCAGGCCGTCAGAATCCAGCCGGGTGCGATGCAGTTCACGCGAACCTTCGGTGCCAGCGAGACCGCCAGCGAACGACTGAAACCCATGATGGCATTCTTGCTGGTCGCAAACAGCTCACCACTGGCGCCTTCCATTCCCCGATCCGACTGGTCCCAGCCGATATTGAGTATACAGCCATGACCTTGTTCGCTCATGCGACGTCCCACTTCACGCGACAGCAGAACGGTTCCCCGCACATCAATATTGAACAGTTTTTCGAGCTTCTCGCCATACTCCAGTTTGGCCTGATCTCCCGTCAGCAGATCGACGCCCGCGTTATTCACCCAAATGTCCAATGCTCCCCATTTCTGAAAAGCTCGATTTATAAAATCGTCATACTTTTCCTGGTGAGCCAGGTCGAGGGAGAGCAGATCTGATTCCCGTCCGCGACTCCGGATCTCTTCCACCACAGCTTCTGCGGCCTGGGACGAATCCCGATAATGGATCAGCACGTCCGCCCCCGCCTCAGCCAGCTCCAGTGCAATAGCTTTTCCGATGCCCGAAGAGGACCCGGTCACCATTGCTTTCTTACCGGTCAAATCGCAGAACGCAGAGTCAGACACCACATAACCCCTTACTAAAAAGAGACTTAATCACATAAAACAAGTCTTATTTCGCGAATAATTAGATAAACTGGATAAATACTAGTTGACGATTGGGCAGAGCACTACCATAATTGCCAACGAAATAAGGGAGCGGTCTTCAATTTCTGAACTGAAGCGACTCTCCTACGTCACATCTTTCGCCTGTCTGGCAACATTACAAGTAGTAGTTGAATATTTCAGCTGAGATCTGCGCGCCATGTAGTACAGGCGATTTAGGGCCACAATGTTTTGAACAATTGGTATGGCCAGCGGTTGGCTGCTTGTTTTTCATGATTTAACTTCCCCACGCTGACGTGAGTGGAACGAACAAATTTGCCCCACAGGCTGGTCACGTATATAAAGTGACCGGTTTTAAACGAGCTCTATTGCATGAATTTAAAAAAGGAAACTAGTGATATGGCCACAAATCTTGTGGATCCGCCCCAGGAAGGAACGACCCAGCGTTTTCCGACGCTGCCAGATCATCTGGAGAAAAACCTCGTTAAAGTCTTCAAACTGCTGTCCGACGAAACGCGACTGCGGATTATGCTTTATCTGGCCCAGGAAGAAGAATTATTCGTAACTGCCTTGTGTGAAAGGCTGAATCAGAGCCAGCCGGCTGTGAGCCACCATCTCGCACTCCTTCGCGACGCAGGCTTAATTGAAGCACGCCGCGACGGCAAACACAACTTCTATTCGATCTGCCGGACCCATTTTCACGCGATCATGGCTGAACTGTTCAACAGTTTTAATGATCCGAATGAGAACATTATCCGCATCGATAATTTCGTCCTCACCCAGGACCTGAGCTGATTCCCTTTCGAATCAATTCAAATTTGAAAAAAACGACCGAAGAGGCCGGCCATCAGCGCCGGTCTCTTTTTATTTGCGCCAATCTTTGATAGAACATATCAGATTTGACCCGAATTTCTTCAATCCCTTAAGATCAGTGTAGACAATGCAGAAAACAGCGAAGTTAGCCCTTGCCGATGGCAGTGTATTCACAGGGACGGCTTTTGGTGCGGACGGAGAAGTCCACGGTGAAGTTGTGTTCAACACGAGCATGACCGGGTACCAGGAAATCCTGACCGACCCTTCTTACTGCGGACAGATCGTCACCATGACCTATCCGCAGATCGGGAACTACGGCATCGCCCCCGAAGATATTGAGTCCGGCGGAATCGCTCTGCAGGGCTTCATCGTTCGTGAGCTCTGCGAAATTCCCAGCAACTATCGCTCGACACAGACTCTTGATGAATACCTCAAAGCCGCAGGCGTCATCGGACTGCAGGGAATCGACACCCGCGCCCTGGTGCGGAAGATCCGAACCTCCGGCGCCATGACCGGCGTCCTCTCCACGGTCGATCTCGATGATGAATCGCTGGTCAAAAAAGCCCAGAGCAGCCCGCAACTCGTCGGCCAGGACCTGGTCAGCAAAGTTCTGCCCGCGGAAGCCCGCGAATGGGATGAAGGCCTGCATCCGCTGGCCCACAGCAGTTCGACTCACTCCCTCTCCGGAAAAACCGTCACCAACATGGCCGAAGGGGAAGATCAGGCGGAAAGCAATTACCACATCGTTGCCATCGATTACGGCATGAAGTGGAACATCCCCCGTCACCTGAAACAGCTCGGCTGCCGCGTAACGATTCTCCCCGGAAACTGCACCGCGGAAGACGTTCTCGCCCTCAACCCGGACGGCGTCTTCCTCTCCAACGGCCCCGGAGACCCGGAACCGTTGACCTACGCCATTGAGACGATTCGTAACCTGCTGGGCAAAGTCCCCATCTTCGGAATCTGTCTCGGACACCAGTTGCTCGGACTTGCCTGCGGTTGCAAGACCTTCAAGCTCAAGTTCGGACATCGAGGCGCAAATCAACCTGTTCTCAACCATGACACGAAACAGGTGGAAATCACCTCGCAGAACCACGGTTTTGCCATCGATCCTGAAACCATGCCGGACGATGTCGAAGTCACCCACACCAACATGAACGACAACACTGTCGCCGGGCTCCGCCACAAAACCCATGCTGCCTTCAGTGTGCAATACCACCCTGAAGCCTCGGCCGGCCCCCACGACAGTCATTACCTGTTCAAACAGTTTTTTGACAGCATCTGTCAAACACGGGTTTCTTCCTGATCGCCGCATTTTATCCTCTATATCAGGGTTGAAATGAATCGCATTTTTCATTTCAATTCAACCGGCTGGCGTGGAAATTCCGTACCAGCCAGGCATCCCCCGCCAATAAGTTAAGTTTCCCAATACAAAATTCCAGTGAGTACAGCGAGGGAATTCCGATCCCTCCGTTTCATACAGACCATCGACTTGATAGAAAGAACTCCACATGGCTCTCGAACGCACCCTGATCCTGATTAAACCCGATGCGGTTCAGCGCCGGCTCGCCGGCACCATCCTGTCCCGCTTCGAAAACAAAGGCCTCAAAATTGTCGGCCTCAAACTGATGCAGGTCACCAAGGAACTCTCCGCCGAACATTACGCAGAACATGTGGAAAAGCCGTTCTACCCGCTGCTCGAAGAATTCATCACCTCCGGCCCGGTTATCGCCATCGCCGCTGAAGGACCGGAAGCCATTTCCGTCGTCCGCTCCATGATGGGATCCACCAACGGTCGCGAATCCGCTCCAGGCACCATCCGGGGTGACTTCGGCGTCAGCCGCCAGATGAACCTCGTTCACGGCAGCGACGGCCCCGAAGCTGCTGCCCGCGAAATTCCGATCTACTTCAAACCCGAAGAACTGGTCGATTACGAATCCTCACTGAGCGCCTGGGTCTGTGCTGACGACGAAAAATAGTCGTCTGCTGCTCCGTTCAAGTTGATATAACGACAACAGGGCCACCGGTTAAATCCGGCGGCCCTGTTGTTTTTGGCTGTCTGTTAAAGACGATTAAGAGGCTTTCTCAATCGCCCGCTTGACCGCAGCACCCATGTCTGCCGGGCTTTCCGCCACAACGACACCGGCTGCTTCCAGAGCGGCAATCTTCTCATCCGCTGTTCCGCTACCGCCGCTGATAATCGCACCAGCGTGCCCCATCCGTTTTCCGGGAGGCGCTGTTTTACCGGCGATGAAACCGGCAACCGGCTTGGTCACATGCTCTTTGATGTATTCCGCTGCTTCGATTTCAGCGGTTCCCCCGATCTCACCGATCAGCATGATCGACTCGGTCGCAGGATCGTTCTGGAACATCTCCAAAAGATCGATGAAGGTCGTCCCGATAATCGGGTCACCACCAATACCAATCGCCGTGCTCTGCCCCAGACCAATGTTCCCCAGCTGCCAGGCCGCTTCGTAAGTCAGCGTACCACTCTTGCTGATCAGGCCAACGGAACCGGGCGTATGAATGTAACCGGGCATAATGCCGATCTTCGCGATCCCGGGAGTAATCACACCCGGGCAGTTGGGACCAATCAGACGGCTCGGCTTGTCTTTGAGGTATTCCATCACCCGTACCATATCGGTGACGGGAACACCTTCGGTGATCGCGATGATCAGTTCGATACCCGCATCAGCAGCTTCCATGATCGCTTCGCCACAGAATGGAGGTGGCACGAAGATCAGGCTGGTATTGGCACCGGTCTTCTCGACCGCTTCTTCCACGGTGTTGAATACCGGGAAACCATCAACCTCGGTTCCCCCTTTGCCGGGAGTCACGCCCCCCAGCATCGGTGTGCCATATTCCCGGCACTGCTGGCTGTGAAACAGCCCGGATTTACCGGTGATCCCCTGGCAAATGACGCGTGTCTTTTCAGTAACTAAAATACTCATAATCTGTCACCCTTGCGGGAAATGTGTTTTATTAAAAGATGGCTAAGATCGCTTTTTGCAAAACAACCACGTCACACGAGC is a window from the Gimesia benthica genome containing:
- a CDS encoding sialate O-acetylesterase, yielding MKIKLLLSVALFMGLFTVLSTTRAEEKASQLPPKEKFEIYLLIGQSNMAGRGKVDPATNKSHPRVLKLDKQGKWVPATDPLHFDKPKIAGVGPGSGFGPVIAEAKPGMTIGLIPAAVGGTPLSRWVKGGDLYERAVKLAKENQKYGEIKGAIWHQGEGDSSNPKLYNSYQKRLSGMIADLRKDLNEPDMPFVMGELGEFFTRPGAETVNKSLHGIAETVPATAVASSKGLPAKSDQVHFNAEAEREFGKRYAAQMLKLQKQAAEK
- a CDS encoding alpha/beta hydrolase produces the protein MNFRFTIALIACTLAAATQFAGFESSSPLRAAEQKQKQKANSPKTGWKPLKDAEFKVYKKTDQGDLHLNIFKPDDWKPSDSRPAVVFFFGGGWRSGNPSQFEPHCRYLASRGMVACAAEYRIKSKHDTTPFECVADGKSAVRWIREHAAELGIDPNRIVAGGGSAGGHVAACTGTVTGFDEPNENKKISSVPNAMALFNPVVDTTETGWKGGPKQLGERCKEISPIHFVRKGTPPTIIFHGTGDTTVLFENVERFTDQMKQKGNRCELIAYPDQPHGFFNLSRNKKNYEDTIVKLDAFLTSLGYLPPQK
- a CDS encoding PVC-type heme-binding CxxCH protein codes for the protein MTGLSPARLLASALLFSAVCSLSSLAAAEIKPPRSLDPRIKIELFAAEPDIVTVTGLTVDQRGRVFVVESHTHFRPENYEGPKTDRIRLLEDTTGDGRADRIQTFYEGSTETMNVAAHPDGWIYVATRSSIFRLRDKDDDGKADLRQNLVQLETTATYPHNGFSGFAFDFFNNIYFGMGENEGADAELVGDFGNIYFTLGQNYGDDATLVGKGSIRIPALRGEGGIFRCRTDGSRLERIATGFWNPFHLCFDVYGRMFVGDNDPGNRPPCRLLTIVQGGDYGYRRRTLEPFIAVNAETPGTLPMTSSTGESPTGVISYESDQLPADYRGDLLVASWGEHRIDRYHLTPDGASFKTTTQPVIAGEEHFRPAGIAVGPDGCLYVGDWADRSYPLHGKGRVWKISAVKPELSPRENQLTSPDWQQRQNTARNLLAQKKPGIEKLQVSLSNTDPRVRAVALNALASVNKLTPALIAGLLKDREPDIREQAVTILPANQVDFAQVARADQSPAVQAAALRRISNKQSLPLLFERLHSSDPFMQQAAREGLRQTLTNAELAELFSQNDDPAVRLAAIFLLKESNTSADVSLLKQALKDHSPDVRFFAVEWIGRDQLKPFRETLVADLASQATTPDLLKAYLASIAQLDGVMKDWTRGTTGDWWVTKSQAQQLAARLLDLPETSPEVLKQILLFLPAKHPALSEAKLTSLTQSIDAGVRTEAIRSLRDLKTKTARQLLLQLANNSKADANLRAEAIIGLSATQPENVKPLLKLAADTNPIVANEALRTLRGASLTPAQQATLKQLAAENYATNALVQRVLNQNPTETKPNRDELSEWMQTLAGPADPRAGQRLFFHPQGPGCFRCHQIDGRGQQVGPGLIRTNGRIALNRERLVEAIINPSKDIDPGFLPLTIVTIDGQTASGIYHKHNNKERSIYDSNGKIRSFKIDEIEEMVPSKTSIMPNGLVDQMTLQEFRDLLAYLLPESNSKSKPGSE
- a CDS encoding SDR family NAD(P)-dependent oxidoreductase encodes the protein MSDSAFCDLTGKKAMVTGSSSGIGKAIALELAEAGADVLIHYRDSSQAAEAVVEEIRSRGRESDLLSLDLAHQEKYDDFINRAFQKWGALDIWVNNAGVDLLTGDQAKLEYGEKLEKLFNIDVRGTVLLSREVGRRMSEQGHGCILNIGWDQSDRGMEGASGELFATSKNAIMGFSRSLAVSLAPKVRVNCIAPGWILTAWGESASEVWQERVKQETPMDCWGTPQDIANMARFLCSREAAYITGQVINVNGGAVR
- a CDS encoding ArsR/SmtB family transcription factor; the protein is MATNLVDPPQEGTTQRFPTLPDHLEKNLVKVFKLLSDETRLRIMLYLAQEEELFVTALCERLNQSQPAVSHHLALLRDAGLIEARRDGKHNFYSICRTHFHAIMAELFNSFNDPNENIIRIDNFVLTQDLS
- the carA gene encoding glutamine-hydrolyzing carbamoyl-phosphate synthase small subunit, with product MQKTAKLALADGSVFTGTAFGADGEVHGEVVFNTSMTGYQEILTDPSYCGQIVTMTYPQIGNYGIAPEDIESGGIALQGFIVRELCEIPSNYRSTQTLDEYLKAAGVIGLQGIDTRALVRKIRTSGAMTGVLSTVDLDDESLVKKAQSSPQLVGQDLVSKVLPAEAREWDEGLHPLAHSSSTHSLSGKTVTNMAEGEDQAESNYHIVAIDYGMKWNIPRHLKQLGCRVTILPGNCTAEDVLALNPDGVFLSNGPGDPEPLTYAIETIRNLLGKVPIFGICLGHQLLGLACGCKTFKLKFGHRGANQPVLNHDTKQVEITSQNHGFAIDPETMPDDVEVTHTNMNDNTVAGLRHKTHAAFSVQYHPEASAGPHDSHYLFKQFFDSICQTRVSS
- the ndk gene encoding nucleoside-diphosphate kinase, translated to MALERTLILIKPDAVQRRLAGTILSRFENKGLKIVGLKLMQVTKELSAEHYAEHVEKPFYPLLEEFITSGPVIAIAAEGPEAISVVRSMMGSTNGRESAPGTIRGDFGVSRQMNLVHGSDGPEAAAREIPIYFKPEELVDYESSLSAWVCADDEK
- the sucD gene encoding succinate--CoA ligase subunit alpha — protein: MSILVTEKTRVICQGITGKSGLFHSQQCREYGTPMLGGVTPGKGGTEVDGFPVFNTVEEAVEKTGANTSLIFVPPPFCGEAIMEAADAGIELIIAITEGVPVTDMVRVMEYLKDKPSRLIGPNCPGVITPGIAKIGIMPGYIHTPGSVGLISKSGTLTYEAAWQLGNIGLGQSTAIGIGGDPIIGTTFIDLLEMFQNDPATESIMLIGEIGGTAEIEAAEYIKEHVTKPVAGFIAGKTAPPGKRMGHAGAIISGGSGTADEKIAALEAAGVVVAESPADMGAAVKRAIEKAS